In Henningerozyma blattae CBS 6284 chromosome 7, complete genome, a single genomic region encodes these proteins:
- the TBLA0G03560 gene encoding uncharacterized protein (similar to Saccharomyces cerevisiae PET9 (YBL030C) and AAC3 (YBR085W); ancestral locus Anc_3.316) → MESNFWIDFLMGGVSAAIAKTAASPIERVKLLIQNQDEMLKQGTLDRRYDGIIECFKRTAQQEGIISFWRGNTANVIRYFPTQALNFAFKDKIKEMFGFKKDEGYMKWFAGNLASGGIAGALSLTVVYSLDYARTRLAADSKNLKAGGERKFNGLIDVYRKTLKSDGLAGLYRGFGPSVVGIIVYRGLYFGMYDSLKPVVLIGPLEGSFLASFLLGWVVTTGASTCSYPLDTVRRRMMMTSGQAIKYNGAMDCFQKIVAAEGVRSLFKGCGANILRGIAGAGVISLYDQLQMIMFGKKFK, encoded by the coding sequence atggaatcCAACTTCTGGATAGATTTCTTAATGGGTGGTGTTTCCGCCGCCATTGCCAAGACTGCTGCTTCTCCAATTGAAAGAGTCAAGCTTTTGATTCAAAATCAAGATGAAATGTTGAAGCAAGGTACTTTGGATCGTCGTTACGATGGTATCATTGAATGTTTCAAGAGAACTGCTCAACAAGAAGGTATCATCTCCTTCTGGAGAGGTAACACTGCCAATGTTATCAGATACTTCCCAACTCAAGCTTTGAATTTTGCCTTCAAGGACAAGATTAAGGAAATGTTTGGTTTCAAGAAGGATGAAGGTTACATGAAATGGTTTGCCGGTAACTTGGCTTCTGGTGGTATTGCCGGTGCTTTGTCTTTGACTGTTGTTTACTCTTTGGATTATGCTAGAACTAGATTGGCTGCCGATTCCAAGAATTTGAAAGCCGGAGGTGAAAGAAAATTCAACGGGTTGATTGATGTTTATAGAAAGACTTTGAAATCCGATGGTCTTGCTGGTTTGTACAGAGGTTTCGGTCCATCTGTTGTCGGTATTATTGTCTACAGAGGTTTGTATTTCGGTATGTACGATTCTTTGAAACCAGTTGTTTTGATCGGTCCTTTGGAAGGTTCCTTCTTGGCTAGTTTCTTGTTGGGTTGGGTCGTTACCACTGGTGCTTCCACTTGTTCTTACCCATTGGATACCGTCAGAAGAAGAATGATGATGACTTCTGGTCAAGCTATCAAATATAACGGTGCCATGGACTGTTTCCAAAAGATTGTTGCTGCCGAGGGTGTCAGATCCTTGTTCAAAGGATGTGGTGCTAACATCTTAAGAGGTATCGCTGGTGCAGGTGTCATCTCCTTGTACGATCAATTACAAATGATCATGTTCGGtaagaaattcaaatag
- the HEK2 gene encoding Hek2p (similar to Saccharomyces cerevisiae HEK2 (YBL032W); ancestral locus Anc_3.318), with amino-acid sequence MSETVEKYYYYYPLLLRLLLQLQVELTRRLLLQLLVQPIINDKLVATANHRILLSLRESARIIGTKGVTIQKIRTDNNVKIGISDKEPGCSDRILLCNGPTENVANAIGDIIDVLTNEKFDNQLIDDDISNVSNGPNSVKHVFHYLNFILPPPTVEEIKENPEKNLKNIGNLRLLVTNSQLSGIIGKNGNRIKSLIDNHGVKIVASKDFLPDSDERILEIQGFPGSISNVIVEINSILVNEVDITFVSERLYYPHSKKRTGNGRNYRNSNSNPNLNANANINTKNNNNNNNNTTTTTTTTTTANTTNNNSNESSHAVKDTNRQYSTIVRIPEQYVGAIVGRQGNRIANLRKFTKTKILINKREEDGEETGNADEGDDEEERSFEIISDHLKNVKLAESMLLKNLETEIQRRNESSTNEKEE; translated from the coding sequence ATGTCTGAAACTGTTGAAaaatactactactactaccCCCTACTACTACGACTACTACTGCAACTGCAAGTGGAGCTAACACGGCGCCTACTACTACAACTACTAGTGCaaccaataataaatgataaattagtaGCCACTGCCAACCATCGTAtcttattatcattaagaGAATCCGCAAGAATCATTGGGACTAAAGGTGTTACCATTCAAAAAATCCGTACTGATAATAATGTCAAGATTGGTATTTCTGATAAAGAACCTGGCTGTTCTGATCGTATCTTGTTATGTAATGGTCCTACGGAGAATGTTGCAAATGCTATTGGAGATATCATTGATGTATTAACAAATGAGAAGTTTGAtaatcaattgattgatgatgatatatCTAATGTTTCTAATGGTCCTAATTCTGTCAAACATGTAttccattatttaaatttcattttacCACCACCTACAGtggaagaaattaaagaaaatcctgaaaaaaatttgaaaaacatTGGTAATTTAAGATTATTGGTTACTAATAGTCAATTATCTGGTATAATTGGTAAGAATGGGAACCGAATCAAATCATTGATTGATAATCATGGTGTCAAGATTGTTGCTTCTAAGGATTTCTTGCCTGATTCTGATGAAAGAATCTTGGAGATTCAAGGGTTTCCTGGGTCTATTTCCAATGTTATTGTGGAAATCAATTCTATCTTGGTGAATGAAGTTGATATCACATTTGTTTCTGAAAGATTGTATTATCCTCATTCCAAGAAGAGAACTGGGAATGGCCGTAATTACcgtaattctaattcaaatccaaatttaaatgcCAATGCTAATATCAATacaaagaataataataacaataataacaatactactactactactactaccaCTACCACTGCCAAtactacaaataataatagtaacgAAAGCTCTCATGCTGTTAAAGATACTAACCGTCAATATAGTACGATTGTTCGTATTCCTGAACAATATGTTGGTGCTATAGTTGGCCGTCAAGGGAACCGTATTGCTAATTTGAGAAAATTCACCAAGACcaagattttaattaacAAGAGAGAAGAAGATGGAGAAGAGACTGGCAATGCCGATGAAggagatgatgaagaagaacgTAGTTTTGAAATCATCAGTGATCATTTAAAGAATGTCAAATTGGCTGAGAGCATGTTGTTGAAGAACTTGGAGACTGAGATTCAAAGAAGAAACGAGAGTAGTACTAATGAGAAGGAAGAGTAA